A genomic stretch from Erigeron canadensis isolate Cc75 chromosome 9, C_canadensis_v1, whole genome shotgun sequence includes:
- the LOC122581791 gene encoding protein TRANSPORT INHIBITOR RESPONSE 1-like — MVCRFPEEVLEHVFLFITSHHDRNVVSLVCKSWYDIERYCRRTIFIGNCYAVNPKMMIRRFPEVRSLELKGKPHFADFNLVPDGWGGYFHPWISEMSRAYPRLEEIKLKRMVVTDDCLELIAKSFKNFKVLVLSSCEGFSTDGLAAIAANCRNLRALDLRECEVDDQSGHWLSHFPDSCTSLESLNMSCLGSDVSFSALQRLIARSPNLKTLRLSRSIPLEKLSTLLRRAPQLVEFGTGAYSAEIRRDLYKGLSDAFSGCQELKELSGFWDVVPSYIPAFYPACSRITSLNLSYATIRCPDVTKIILQCSNLQRLWVLDYIEDTGLDALSLYCKDLRELRVFPSDPFMADANVSLTEQGLVLVSERCTKLQSILYFCRQMSNSALIAIARNRPNLTCFRLCILEPRAPDYRTFEPLDVGFGAIVDRCKDLQRLSLSGLLTDRVFEYIGARAKKLEMLSIAFAGDSDLGLHHVLSGCDSLRKLEIRDCPFGDQALLANVSKLETMRSLWMSSCSVSLGACKLLSQKMPRLNVEVIDERGDLDSRPDNCTVEKLYVYRTVAGPRFDMPSFVRTMDRYPATCI; from the exons ATGGTGTGCCGGTTTCCAGAGGAAGTACTTGAGCATGTTTTCTTGTTCATAACCTCGCATCACGACCGGAATGTTGTATCATTAGTGTGCAAGTCCTGGTATGACATCGAGAGGTATTGCAGGAGGACGATATTCATTGGAAACTGTTACGCAGTGAATCCGAAGATGATGATTAGAAGGTTTCCAGAGGTGAGATCTTTGGAGCTGAAAGGGAAACCGCATTTTGCGGATTTTAATCTGGTGCCTGATGGTTGGGGAGGATATTTTCATCCTTGGATATCTGAGATGTCTAGGGCATACCCGCGGTTAGAGGAGATTAAACTTAAGAGGATGGTGGTCACTGATGATTGCTTGGAGTTGATCGCCAAGTCTTTCAAGAACTTTAAAGTTTTGGTTTTGTCATCGTGTGAGGGTTTCAGTACCGATGGACTTGCTGCCATTGCCGCTAATTGCAG AAATCTTAGAGCATTGGATCTGCGGGAGTGTGAAGTGGACGACCAGAGTGGCCATTGGCTAAGTCATTTTCCGGATTCTTGTACCTCATTGGAGTCTCTTAACATGTCTTGCTTGGGTTCTGACGTTAGCTTCTCAGCACTCCAACGTCTCATTGCTCGTTCACCCAACTTAAAGACTCTTAGACTCAGTCGATCCATTCCCCTTGAGAAACTATCTACCCTGCTACGCCGGGCCCCACAGCTTGTTGAATTTGGTACAGGTGCCTATTCTGCAGAAATCAGGCGTGATTTATATAAAGGTTTATCAGATGCTTTCTCCGGATGCCAGGAGCTTAAGGAACTTTCTGGGTTTTGGGACGTTGTACCATCTTATATTCCTGCTTTTTATCCTGCTTGTTCTAGGATCACATCCTTAAACTTGAGTTATGCCACTATTCGTTGTCCAGATGTTACCAAGATCATCCTTCAGTGCTCTAATCTGCAGCGTCTATGG GTACTGGATTACATTGAGGATACCGGGCTAGATGCTCTTTCTTTATACTGTAAAGACCTAAGAGAATTAAGAGTTTTCCCATCTGACCCATTTATGGCCGACGCAAATGTATCCTTAACAGAACAAGGCCTTGTTTTAGTTTCTGAGCGGTGCACCAAGCTCCAGTCCATTCTTTACTTCTGCAGGCAGATGTCTAATTCTGCATTAATCGCCATTGCTAGGAACCGGCCTAACCTAACTTGCTTCCGACTCTGCATTCTTGAACCACGTGCTCCTGATTACCGAACATTTGAACCCCTTGATGTTGGTTTTGGAGCCATAGTAGACCGCTGTAAAGATCTTCAACGTCTCTCATTATCGGGTCTCCTCACAGACCGTGTGTTTGAATACATTGGGGCACGGGCTAAGAAATTAGAGATGCTCTCTATAGCCTTTGCGGGTGATAGCGATTTGGGCTTACATCATGTGTTGTCGGGCTGTGACAGCCTTCGGAAGCTTGAGATTCGAGATTGCCCGTTCGGGGATCAGGCTCTCTTGGCTAATGTTTCTAAGTTGGAGACAATGCGATCCCTTTGGATGTCTTCATGCTCGGTCAGTCTTGGTGCATGTAAGCTGCTGAGTCAGAAGATGCCTAGGCTTAATGTTGAAGTTATAGATGAGCGGGGGGATTTGGATTCCAGACCAGATAACTGTACTGTCGAGAAACTTTATGTATACCGCACGGTTGCAGGACCACGGTTTGACATGCCTAGCTTTGTAAGGACTATGGATCGATATCCTGCAACCTGCATATAA
- the LOC122581508 gene encoding tubby-like F-box protein 3 — MSFKSIIQDMKGELGSISRKGFGLRSRSQRGMGDCNGSAVIAVDGLKQSSWANMPPELLRDVLMRIEASECAWPDRKNVVSCGGVCRNWRDIIKELVKNPEFSGKLTFPISLKQPGARGSLIQCFIKRNRSAQTYHLYLSLNQASNDDGKFLLAAKKYRRATCTDYIISLNAEDVSKGSSTYIGKLRSNFLGTKFTVYDAQPSEGGALATKYRTFKPGSMKRVSPRVPAGNYPVSNISYELNVLGSRGPRRMQCVMNAIPESAMGPGGTAPTQTEFLLNHVDSFSSLPFFRSKSARIDNSQPGSSLAAQKESMLILKNKAPRWHEQLQCWCLNFNGRVTVASVKNFQLVASLENGEHDNVIIQFGKVGKHTFTMDYQYPLSAFQAFAICLSSFDTKIACE; from the exons atGTCGTTTAAGAGTATAATTCAAGATATGAAGGGAGAGTTAGGCAGCATTTCTCGAAAAGGGTTCGGGTTAAGATCAAGGTCACAAAGAGGTATGGGAGATTGTAATGGATCAGCAGTGATTGCTGTTGATGGGTTGAAGCAGAGTAGTTGGGCGAATATGCCGCCGGAGCTTTTACGCGACGTGTTGATGAGAATCGAGGCGTCTGAATGCGCGTGGCCTGATCGTAAGAATGTGGTTTCATGTGGTGGTGTTTGTAGGAATTGGAGAGACATTATCAAGGAACTTGTTAAAAATCCTGAATTTTCGGGCAAATTGACCTTTCCCATTTCGCTTAAGCAG CCTGGTGCAAGGGGATCTCTAATACAATGCTTCATAAAGCGGAACAGAAGTGCTCAAACATATCATCTGTATCTCAGTTTGAATCAAG CATCAAATGATGATGGGAAGTTCCTTCTTGCTGCAAAAAAGTATAGACGCGCTACATGCACAGATTATATAATCTCTCTAAATGCCGAAGATGTATCAAAAGGGAGCAGCACGTACATAGGAAAGTTAAG ATCAAACTTCCTTGGGACAAAGTTTACCGTCTATGATGCACAACCATCTGAGGGTGGAGCTTTGGCTACAAAATATCGTACCTTCAAGCCAGGGAGTATGAAACGAGTGTCACCAAGGGTTCCTGCTGGAAACTACCCGGTGTCAAACATATCATATGAGCTGAATGTGTTGGGGTCCAG GGGTCCAAGAAGGATGCAGTGTGTCATGAATGCAATCCCTGAAAGTGCTATGGGTCCAGGAGGAACGGCTCCTACGCAAACCGAATTCCTTCTTAACCATGTGGATTCTTTTTCATCTCTCCCCTTTTTCAGATCAAAATCTGCCCGTATAGATAATTCCCAACCTGGGTCATCATTGGCTGCTCAGAAGGAGTCGATGCTGATTTTGAAGAACAAGGCACCTAGGTGGCATGAACAACTACAATGCTGGTGCTTGAACTTTAATGGGCGGGTCACTGTTGCTTCAGTGAAAAACTTTCAGCTGGTTGCTTCTCTGGAGAATGGAGAACATGATAATGTGATTATCCAATTTGGAAAAGTTGGCAAACATACTTTCACAATGGATTATCAATACCCACTATCAGCCTTTCAGGCATTTGCTATCTGTCTTAGCAGCTTTGACACCAAAATTGCTTGTGAATGA